A genomic stretch from Telmatocola sphagniphila includes:
- the lpxA gene encoding acyl-ACP--UDP-N-acetylglucosamine O-acyltransferase yields MMISSSARIHPTAIISDQTEIGDDSTVGPYTIIEGPVKIGPDCHIGPRVHMIGEIVMGKANSVGTGTVLGAPPQHTGYKGDPTKLIIGEGNTIREYVTVHGSYVAGGSTIIGNNNYLMVNCHLAHDAILGNNCILVNGALIAGHAIIYDRALISGNAAIHQFGSVGKLALLSGSATATKDVPPFSITFDRNLFGGVNIVGMRRAGYDSKSINIVRKAYQILYSKGYTIKYAMALIEQELGEHEVIQDMITFIKNSKRGIAGTAPRSTLTSNENHAA; encoded by the coding sequence ATGATGATTTCATCCTCAGCCCGCATCCATCCCACGGCCATAATTTCCGATCAGACAGAAATCGGGGATGATAGCACTGTAGGCCCATACACCATTATTGAGGGGCCGGTGAAAATTGGTCCCGATTGTCATATCGGTCCACGCGTGCATATGATCGGCGAGATCGTCATGGGGAAGGCCAATAGCGTCGGTACGGGTACCGTGCTCGGCGCCCCTCCCCAGCACACCGGCTATAAGGGAGATCCCACTAAACTGATTATTGGTGAGGGGAACACAATCCGAGAGTATGTGACCGTCCATGGATCTTATGTCGCGGGCGGTTCGACAATCATCGGTAACAACAATTATCTGATGGTTAACTGCCATCTGGCTCACGATGCGATTCTAGGTAACAACTGTATTCTGGTTAACGGGGCTTTGATAGCCGGCCATGCCATCATTTACGACCGGGCGTTGATCTCCGGCAACGCGGCCATTCATCAATTCGGTTCAGTCGGTAAACTCGCTCTGCTCAGCGGTTCGGCCACTGCAACGAAAGACGTACCTCCTTTTTCCATTACCTTCGACCGCAATCTGTTTGGTGGAGTGAATATCGTCGGTATGCGACGAGCCGGCTATGACAGTAAATCCATCAATATTGTCCGAAAAGCCTACCAGATTCTTTACTCCAAGGGCTACACGATCAAGTATGCCATGGCGCTGATCGAGCAAGAATTGGGAGAACATGAAGTCATTCAGGACATGATCACCTTCATTAAAAATTCGAAGCGGGGAATCGCAGGAACCGCACCGCGCTCGACGCTCACTTCCAACGAAAATCATGCGGCTTAG
- a CDS encoding ExbD/TolR family protein yields the protein MARKARRKSDPPVETSLPITPMLDMTFQLMAFFIMSFHPMPTEGQLSVILPKDDPSKNATPDIAVPSDEGDDYKLRVYSSQGDIGSMALGNTSGEDPISGVDRMNALLTKLSSITKPKDRTVKITIESTPDLKYARLIDLMDICKKAGFESVGIGQIKSKPAGGEAPAPKAKQ from the coding sequence ATGGCCAGGAAAGCGAGACGAAAGTCAGATCCGCCGGTGGAGACTTCTCTGCCCATCACTCCTATGCTGGATATGACTTTTCAATTGATGGCGTTCTTCATCATGAGCTTCCATCCGATGCCCACGGAAGGCCAGCTTTCGGTGATTCTACCCAAAGACGATCCCAGCAAGAACGCGACCCCGGATATTGCAGTCCCCTCCGACGAAGGGGATGACTACAAGCTCCGCGTCTACTCCTCGCAGGGAGATATTGGCTCGATGGCTTTGGGAAACACTTCCGGGGAAGATCCCATTAGCGGAGTTGACCGAATGAATGCCCTGTTGACGAAGCTATCGTCCATTACCAAACCGAAGGATCGAACGGTCAAAATCACCATTGAATCGACTCCCGATTTGAAGTACGCCCGCTTGATTGACTTGATGGATATCTGCAAGAAGGCGGGTTTTGAGTCGGTTGGTATCGGTCAAATCAAATCCAAGCCGGCGGGGGGCGAAGCTCCTGCACCTAAAGCCAAACAGTAA
- a CDS encoding twin-arginine translocation signal domain-containing protein, with amino-acid sequence MQSEYLFPVRRDFLKMAAAGTAAVFTGSLASAADSKPVTIGEGKFKFTLDENWGKLPSGMHYGLGCAIVVDSKDRIIVTSRSENPCVAIFDTDGKLLETWSKELSEKIGYTPQQIAGTAHGLYWSKELSGEFLYWTENVAGSGKKDNPRIGARVYKTDMQGKILYELGNVNKEGDTTQKFDFKNPTDVAIAPNGDIYIVDGYGSQLLYRFDKNFKHLKTIGGPGNTHGKFSTCHGVWVSTLNKEQEVYVADRANNRIEIFSLELDYKRTVPGVRNPCCFYQHDGHLYIPELDQRVTVMDSSDKLVAFLGDGHSKEGKKLAEKDVNANPDKFFTPHALTLDSKGNLYILEWIGFGRVRKFANAGAI; translated from the coding sequence ATGCAAAGCGAATATCTCTTCCCCGTCCGTCGCGACTTTTTAAAAATGGCTGCGGCAGGTACGGCTGCAGTTTTCACCGGTAGCTTGGCCTCCGCTGCTGACTCCAAGCCGGTCACCATCGGCGAAGGCAAATTCAAATTCACTCTCGATGAGAACTGGGGCAAGCTTCCCAGCGGCATGCACTATGGGCTGGGTTGTGCCATCGTGGTCGATTCCAAAGATCGCATCATAGTGACCAGCCGCTCCGAGAATCCCTGCGTAGCCATCTTCGATACCGATGGGAAATTGCTGGAAACCTGGAGCAAGGAACTTTCCGAGAAGATCGGCTACACTCCTCAGCAGATCGCTGGTACCGCTCACGGCCTGTATTGGAGCAAGGAACTCTCCGGCGAATTCCTCTACTGGACGGAGAATGTGGCCGGGAGCGGTAAGAAGGATAATCCGCGCATTGGAGCCCGCGTTTACAAAACCGACATGCAGGGCAAAATTCTTTATGAACTCGGCAATGTGAATAAAGAAGGCGATACCACTCAGAAATTCGATTTCAAAAATCCCACCGATGTCGCGATTGCCCCCAACGGCGATATTTACATCGTCGATGGTTACGGCAGTCAACTACTCTACCGCTTCGACAAGAATTTCAAACATCTGAAAACCATTGGCGGTCCCGGGAATACCCACGGCAAGTTCAGCACATGCCACGGCGTCTGGGTCAGCACTCTGAACAAAGAACAGGAAGTCTACGTGGCAGATCGCGCCAACAATCGAATTGAAATCTTCTCACTCGAACTTGACTACAAACGAACCGTTCCCGGGGTACGCAATCCCTGCTGCTTCTACCAGCACGATGGACATCTCTATATCCCGGAACTCGATCAACGGGTCACGGTTATGGATTCCTCCGATAAACTGGTGGCTTTTTTGGGCGACGGCCATTCCAAGGAAGGTAAAAAATTGGCGGAAAAAGATGTGAACGCCAATCCCGATAAGTTCTTCACCCCGCACGCACTGACGCTGGATTCGAAAGGGAACTTGTACATCCTGGAATGGATCGGCTTCGGTCGCGTTCGTAAATTTGCCAACGCCGGAGCAATTTAG
- a CDS encoding M14 family metallopeptidase, translating to MQNRALFSDNYRQARERFRNLARQLNWVLEAHAIGLSDSEGEPLTIDVAIKPGTNNSRALVVSSGLHGIEGFFGSAVQLALMNDWKENPASVPGQRLVFIHGLNPYGFHFLRRFDSESIDPNRNFLLEGESFAGSPPGYKIFDGMLNPKRPPSRFEFFTLRALLMIARHGLPALKEAIVTGQYEFPKGLFFGGARPCITQQILKAKLADWIGESSEIMHLDFHTGLGPWSTYKLLLDVSMPPSQVSYLNEIFGAPNIEVSRASGVSYKTRGGFGPWLASQFPDRRYFYLCAEFGTYGPIRVLGALRAENQAHHWSRDTGKSQDRTKRVLQDTFCPNSPQWRAQVLRDSRALVNRAIDGQDFTKTH from the coding sequence ATGCAAAATCGCGCGCTATTTTCGGACAATTACCGCCAGGCTCGGGAACGCTTTCGCAACCTCGCCCGGCAATTGAACTGGGTGCTCGAAGCACATGCTATTGGCCTCTCCGATTCTGAAGGTGAGCCCTTAACAATTGATGTCGCGATCAAACCGGGGACGAATAACAGTCGTGCCCTGGTAGTATCCAGTGGCCTGCATGGAATCGAGGGATTTTTTGGTTCCGCGGTCCAGTTGGCCTTGATGAACGACTGGAAGGAAAACCCCGCCTCGGTTCCTGGACAGAGGTTAGTGTTCATACATGGCTTAAATCCGTATGGCTTTCATTTTCTCAGAAGATTCGATAGCGAGTCGATCGATCCGAACCGGAACTTTCTTCTGGAAGGCGAAAGCTTTGCCGGTAGTCCGCCCGGTTACAAAATTTTCGACGGAATGCTGAATCCCAAGCGACCGCCTTCAAGGTTTGAGTTCTTTACACTTCGGGCCTTACTGATGATTGCCCGGCATGGACTGCCCGCCCTGAAGGAGGCTATTGTCACCGGACAGTATGAGTTTCCAAAAGGCCTCTTTTTTGGCGGTGCCCGCCCCTGCATCACTCAACAAATCCTGAAAGCTAAACTGGCGGATTGGATCGGGGAATCGAGTGAGATTATGCATCTGGATTTCCATACCGGGCTGGGCCCCTGGTCGACCTACAAATTGCTTCTCGATGTGAGTATGCCGCCGTCTCAGGTTTCCTATCTGAATGAGATTTTTGGAGCTCCAAACATCGAAGTCAGTAGGGCTTCGGGGGTCTCCTACAAAACGCGTGGCGGCTTCGGTCCCTGGCTGGCCTCCCAATTTCCTGATCGGCGATACTTCTATCTCTGTGCGGAATTTGGCACATACGGACCAATTCGCGTACTGGGAGCACTTCGGGCTGAAAATCAGGCTCATCACTGGTCCAGAGATACTGGAAAGTCGCAGGATAGAACGAAAAGAGTCTTGCAGGATACTTTTTGCCCGAATTCTCCGCAATGGCGGGCGCAGGTTCTTAGGGACAGCCGGGCGCTCGTGAACAGAGCAATTGATGGTCAAGATTTCACTAAAACTCATTAG
- a CDS encoding rhodanese-like domain-containing protein gives MKRFFSTIAAAVLLVSFGSSQEPLMHTKDTPEEVKKNLKDKKAILLDVRSMDEWEAGHLKDATFMPLTEMKKVDEDKLKALAKDKIIYTHCGAGRRALEAGKILKEKGFDVRPLKLGFEDLVNEGFPKAEEKKKDDKEKN, from the coding sequence ATGAAACGGTTTTTTTCGACAATCGCAGCGGCGGTGCTCCTGGTATCCTTCGGCAGTTCCCAGGAACCGCTGATGCATACCAAGGATACTCCCGAGGAAGTGAAGAAAAATCTCAAGGATAAGAAGGCAATTCTTCTCGATGTGCGTTCGATGGATGAATGGGAAGCCGGCCATCTGAAAGATGCGACCTTCATGCCCTTGACGGAAATGAAGAAGGTGGATGAGGACAAATTGAAGGCACTCGCCAAAGACAAGATCATATACACGCATTGTGGTGCCGGACGGCGAGCTCTGGAGGCGGGAAAGATTCTCAAAGAAAAAGGCTTCGACGTTCGTCCGCTGAAACTGGGCTTCGAAGATCTGGTCAACGAAGGCTTCCCCAAAGCGGAAGAGAAAAAGAAGGACGACAAGGAAAAGAACTGA
- a CDS encoding ExbD/TolR family protein, producing the protein MSHGSHTAESPSEPNLTPLLDMVLQLVMFFMLCANFVQQEVNETIKLPKATTAKSLDREQSYLLFINISEQGHLLPVDGDRKPLISPQQIESYLRRRFEFSEKTTPGSGAKTVIIIRAHENATFDAIYRVVASCKRAGFTKLQFRVLMS; encoded by the coding sequence GTGAGCCACGGCAGTCACACAGCCGAAAGTCCTTCAGAGCCAAACCTGACTCCGCTTCTGGATATGGTTTTGCAACTGGTGATGTTCTTCATGCTCTGTGCGAATTTCGTACAGCAGGAAGTAAACGAAACCATTAAGCTGCCGAAAGCGACGACGGCCAAGTCTCTGGATCGCGAGCAGTCGTATCTGCTGTTTATCAACATCAGCGAGCAGGGGCATTTGCTGCCGGTTGATGGCGACCGCAAACCCCTGATCAGTCCTCAGCAAATCGAATCTTACTTGCGTCGCCGTTTCGAATTCTCCGAGAAGACGACTCCGGGTTCCGGGGCCAAGACCGTAATCATCATCCGCGCACACGAGAATGCGACCTTCGATGCGATCTATCGGGTGGTCGCCTCGTGCAAGCGAGCGGGTTTTACCAAATTGCAATTCCGCGTATTGATGAGCTGA
- the purB gene encoding adenylosuccinate lyase — MLRNGKAFSQVADSHLNYDNPLIGRYASKAMAERWGPLRKFRTWRRLWLALAESQAELGLLADDRKTPRIQPAQLQELREHLDDIHFERADFYEKKLRHDVMAHIHALGEVAPRGREIVHLGATSCFVTDNTDLLLMRESLDDILGKLASLIDSLAKFAATWKSEPSLGFTHFQPAQLTTVGKRATLWCYDLILDLHDLEHRRENLKFRGAKGTTGTQASFLALFHGDHAKVRELDRLVSKKMGFDRTLAVTGQTYTRKLDSQILDALSGLGQSLHKWGNDLRLLAHRQEIDEPFEADQVGSSAMAYKRNPMRAERLCSLSRFLMNLPAMSAQTVATQWFERTLDDSAIRRLYIPQAFLAADACLKLALNVANGLVVNRAVIARNVQEQLPYMATENLMMAAVAKGQDRQEVHEAVRKHSHVVTAGLKDNSMTSAELITRLKGEALFSGVDFAGEMAPIRYVGRSPEQVEEFLAAEVEPIREKYCKLLGQKGEVSI, encoded by the coding sequence ATGTTGCGGAATGGAAAGGCTTTTTCTCAAGTGGCTGATTCCCATCTGAATTATGACAATCCTCTGATCGGTCGTTATGCCTCCAAAGCCATGGCGGAACGGTGGGGACCGCTGCGAAAATTTCGAACCTGGCGCCGGCTCTGGCTGGCCCTGGCAGAAAGTCAGGCCGAACTGGGATTGCTCGCCGATGATCGCAAAACGCCGCGAATTCAACCTGCCCAGTTGCAGGAGTTGCGGGAGCACCTGGACGACATCCACTTTGAACGAGCCGACTTCTACGAGAAAAAACTTCGGCACGACGTGATGGCCCACATTCATGCCCTGGGAGAAGTGGCCCCTCGAGGTCGAGAGATCGTGCACTTGGGAGCAACCAGCTGCTTCGTGACCGACAACACCGACCTACTTCTGATGCGCGAGAGCCTGGACGATATTCTGGGAAAGCTCGCCTCGCTGATCGATTCCCTGGCCAAGTTCGCGGCCACCTGGAAGTCCGAACCGAGTTTGGGATTCACGCACTTTCAACCGGCACAACTCACTACGGTTGGCAAGCGGGCTACACTTTGGTGTTACGACCTGATCCTGGATTTGCACGATCTCGAGCATCGTCGAGAAAATTTGAAATTCCGGGGGGCCAAGGGAACTACCGGAACTCAAGCGAGTTTCCTGGCCTTGTTTCACGGCGATCACGCCAAAGTTCGAGAACTCGATCGTCTGGTATCGAAAAAAATGGGCTTCGATCGGACGCTGGCAGTCACCGGACAGACGTATACCCGCAAGCTCGATTCGCAAATCCTGGATGCCCTAAGTGGCCTGGGCCAAAGTCTTCATAAATGGGGCAACGATCTCCGGCTCCTGGCTCACCGACAGGAAATCGACGAACCTTTCGAGGCCGATCAGGTCGGTTCCTCAGCCATGGCCTATAAACGAAACCCGATGCGGGCGGAGCGGCTTTGCTCGCTGTCTCGATTTTTGATGAATCTTCCCGCTATGTCGGCTCAGACCGTCGCCACGCAGTGGTTCGAACGCACTTTGGATGATTCCGCCATTCGTCGTCTCTATATTCCTCAAGCCTTTTTGGCCGCCGATGCCTGTTTGAAACTGGCACTGAATGTCGCCAACGGACTGGTTGTGAATCGAGCCGTGATAGCCCGAAATGTTCAGGAACAACTCCCTTACATGGCCACCGAGAATCTGATGATGGCCGCCGTGGCCAAAGGGCAGGATCGGCAGGAAGTGCACGAAGCGGTTCGAAAACATAGCCATGTGGTTACTGCGGGGCTGAAGGACAATTCGATGACCTCGGCAGAACTGATTACCCGCTTGAAAGGCGAAGCACTTTTTTCCGGAGTCGATTTTGCCGGCGAAATGGCGCCCATACGCTACGTGGGTCGATCCCCCGAACAAGTAGAGGAATTTCTCGCCGCGGAAGTCGAACCGATCCGCGAAAAGTACTGTAAGTTACTTGGCCAGAAGGGTGAAGTATCTATTTAG
- a CDS encoding SMP-30/gluconolactonase/LRE family protein: MLEIRDAKPFVKPIISEQGFLPEGPSRLVVDGRPALSWVNIQTGVDALRGEIHLFFWDTHERRILTQAGRPGFALPIGPQNTMVCGMDKTVGIVDLSQNSWMPLTTIPDTSPFTIINDALLSDCQTKLYFGTKDVRFLEPIGHLYEYDLVANHLTTLIDRQTCSNGKIIRKRSRGIELLDIDTPTRKVVRYEIEDSKIVGQSVALDLKEAAGFPDGMTSANDQSVIISFYNPEPADHGLTVEYDLRTATALKMWKTPGAPRATCPVLMERDGQRELYITTCSEGGGEKAGINAGVIFWATYDTSRV, translated from the coding sequence ATGCTGGAAATCCGGGATGCTAAGCCGTTCGTAAAACCGATCATCTCCGAACAGGGTTTTCTCCCTGAGGGGCCGAGTCGGCTCGTGGTTGATGGGCGTCCCGCACTCTCCTGGGTGAACATCCAGACTGGAGTCGACGCACTTCGCGGTGAGATCCATCTTTTCTTCTGGGACACTCACGAACGCCGGATTCTCACCCAAGCCGGTCGGCCAGGATTCGCTCTCCCAATCGGCCCACAGAATACGATGGTCTGCGGCATGGATAAAACGGTGGGAATCGTCGATCTTTCGCAAAACAGCTGGATGCCCCTGACCACAATTCCGGATACGAGCCCGTTTACGATCATCAACGATGCTTTGCTCTCCGACTGCCAGACCAAGCTTTATTTTGGTACGAAAGATGTTCGCTTTTTAGAGCCGATCGGCCATCTGTACGAGTACGATCTGGTGGCGAATCATCTGACCACCTTGATCGACCGGCAAACTTGCTCTAATGGCAAAATAATTCGAAAACGTTCGCGAGGGATCGAGCTTCTGGATATCGATACTCCGACCAGGAAGGTCGTTCGCTACGAAATTGAGGATTCGAAAATCGTCGGTCAATCGGTGGCGTTGGATCTGAAAGAGGCTGCCGGGTTTCCCGATGGGATGACCTCAGCGAATGACCAAAGTGTGATCATTTCGTTTTACAATCCGGAGCCAGCGGACCATGGTTTGACCGTCGAGTACGACCTCCGTACCGCTACGGCACTCAAAATGTGGAAAACACCCGGCGCCCCTCGCGCGACCTGCCCGGTGCTGATGGAACGGGACGGACAGCGGGAATTATACATCACCACCTGTTCCGAAGGGGGTGGTGAAAAAGCGGGGATCAATGCCGGTGTGATTTTTTGGGCGACTTACGACACTTCGCGTGTCTAA
- a CDS encoding acetolactate synthase: MNFGEGDDIDTITARGRDYPSVRQFNVFLENRLGAMMNVVRRFEATDVRIVSLTVVDSADCAIIRMVLSDPERALEIFKLAKMMVTESDLVVVKLPNSNQPLVEICKALLSAEISIHYAYPLLMGVGFEGSTALALHVSDHEMAVQTLQEKGFTIYTESDLKF, translated from the coding sequence ATGAATTTCGGCGAAGGAGACGATATCGACACGATAACTGCTCGAGGGCGGGATTATCCCAGCGTTCGTCAGTTCAATGTCTTTCTCGAAAACCGGCTCGGGGCCATGATGAATGTGGTCCGACGTTTTGAAGCCACTGATGTTCGGATCGTCTCGCTGACTGTTGTCGATTCCGCCGACTGTGCCATCATTCGAATGGTGCTTTCCGATCCCGAACGGGCTCTGGAAATATTTAAGCTGGCCAAAATGATGGTCACCGAGAGCGATCTGGTGGTCGTAAAACTTCCTAACAGCAATCAGCCTCTGGTGGAAATCTGCAAAGCGCTTCTCTCCGCGGAAATCAGTATTCACTATGCCTATCCATTACTGATGGGTGTAGGATTCGAGGGTAGCACCGCACTGGCGTTACACGTCTCCGATCATGAAATGGCCGTGCAGACGCTCCAGGAAAAGGGTTTTACGATCTACACGGAAAGCGATCTGAAGTTTTAG